One genomic region from Ornithinicoccus hortensis encodes:
- a CDS encoding glycosyltransferase, translating to MTTWSALGKPTAVGEYSRVRHELHVRSGDVASAERAFVLVRGDDGVPEELMRIDLAQEGQRSRPEEAIKRRLGSGARADAPMSTEDPEGAARTPKRLAPRNIAVVICTLGSQPHLAESVAAVLAQSHSALRLIIVDNDPKSGRTRKAIASFTDDRIVVVEEPRRGLSWARNRGLAEVNEDFVAFTDDDAIADIDWLQQLILPMIEADSEIVDAVTGLVLPAELRTEAQHLFEAYGGFGKGLTRQWWGSSDRLASQGPHALGKRGTGGPLFPLTTGKVGSGNSMAFRTAALRKIGGFDVSLGAGTPTLGGEDLDVFTSLLLSKAVIVYNPASLVWHYHRETVDQLRRQIRGNGVGMGALLVKHVARNPVFVPKFLLQIPKLALAALQDRGARPSDETTLVTPRYLLTEELMGLASSPLAFLRSRLHARRIRDSRV from the coding sequence ATGACCACGTGGTCGGCATTGGGCAAGCCGACGGCGGTTGGAGAGTACTCGCGGGTGCGTCATGAACTGCACGTCCGATCGGGTGACGTAGCCTCTGCCGAGCGTGCGTTCGTCCTCGTTCGTGGGGACGACGGGGTTCCTGAGGAGCTCATGCGCATAGACCTAGCACAGGAGGGACAACGCTCCCGGCCGGAAGAAGCGATCAAGAGGCGCCTGGGCAGCGGTGCGCGTGCCGATGCGCCGATGTCAACGGAGGACCCAGAGGGCGCCGCTAGGACTCCGAAACGGCTGGCGCCCCGGAACATCGCCGTAGTGATCTGCACGCTCGGGTCTCAACCCCACTTGGCAGAGTCGGTGGCTGCGGTTCTTGCCCAGTCCCACAGCGCTCTCAGGCTCATCATCGTCGACAACGACCCTAAGTCCGGGAGAACGCGAAAAGCCATCGCCTCATTCACGGATGATCGGATCGTTGTTGTCGAAGAGCCAAGACGGGGGCTATCGTGGGCGCGTAACCGCGGGCTAGCAGAGGTGAACGAAGACTTTGTCGCTTTCACCGACGACGATGCAATTGCAGATATCGACTGGCTACAGCAACTCATCCTGCCGATGATTGAGGCTGACAGCGAGATCGTCGATGCCGTCACCGGCCTCGTGCTACCGGCCGAACTCCGCACCGAGGCTCAACACCTCTTTGAGGCTTATGGCGGTTTTGGCAAGGGCCTGACTCGGCAGTGGTGGGGTTCGTCAGATCGTCTCGCGTCCCAGGGGCCGCATGCGCTGGGGAAACGAGGCACTGGCGGCCCCCTCTTCCCGCTGACGACTGGAAAGGTGGGGTCCGGGAATAGCATGGCCTTCCGGACGGCCGCGCTACGCAAGATTGGTGGGTTTGATGTTTCGTTGGGCGCAGGGACACCCACCCTCGGGGGTGAGGACCTCGATGTCTTCACGTCGCTGCTTCTTAGCAAAGCAGTGATTGTTTATAATCCAGCCAGTCTAGTGTGGCATTACCATCGAGAGACGGTCGATCAACTGCGACGGCAAATCAGGGGAAATGGCGTCGGGATGGGTGCACTCTTGGTTAAGCACGTTGCACGGAATCCTGTCTTCGTTCCGAAGTTCCTGTTGCAAATACCGAAGTTGGCTTTAGCCGCCCTGCAGGACCGGGGGGCGCGACCGAGTGATGAGACCACGCTGGTCACCCCGCGGTATCTTCTGACGGAAGAGCTGATGGGGCTGGCATCGTCGCCGCTGGCCTTCCTCCGCAGTCGCCTGCACGCACGTCGTATTCGGGACAGTCGAGTCTGA